The following proteins come from a genomic window of Gimesia chilikensis:
- a CDS encoding heavy metal translocating P-type ATPase: MAIDPICGMQVEEATGLNCEFGGATFYFCSKNCKEKFQRQQTLAALLTPDNQHSSMKTGAGKSHGNCNPESELGGKNATTKHAVAAKSHKYFCPMCAGIGSDKPGECPKCGMALELVKPELAESRTVYTCPMHPEVEQNEPGTCPKCGMELEPKYVTALEEDDDTQLRSMTQRFWVAVVLGIPVLLLAMLPMLDKALEFSPFVSSWVQFALSSPIVLWAGWPFFKRGWRSLVNWNLNMFTLVSLGVGAAYLYSTAAVLVPGMIPDSFKENGHVAVYFEAAAVIIALVLLGQVLELRARRRTGNAVRELLSLAPPTARVVVNGQEQELPLEEVRESDILKVVPGEKIPVDGEIISGKSSIDESMLTGEPVPVSKQTGDLVMGGTVNQTGSFQMRAKHVGEGTVLSQIVRMVADAQRSRAPIQRIVDVVASWFVPAVVLIAIVTFVVWAWLSPEEPRLGFALINAVAVLIIACPCALGLATPMSIMVGIGRGAQEGVLIKDAVVLEVLEQVDTIVVDKTGTLTEGRPKLTECIPTESISEKELLEYASAVERNSEHPLGRAIIDAAREKGIDLAAVDEFDSTTGGGVSGTVKGKSVLIGKLDFLVDQRVRNIETMRERAETLQHDGHTVMFVAVNGQFAGLLAVSDPIKASTPDAVQELHDLGLRIIVLTGDNKRTALAVAKNLGIDEVEAGISPQDKNARVRALKTKGSKVAMAGDGINDAPALAEADVGIAMGTGTDVAIESAGVTLVKGDLRGIVKAVRLSRSTMRNIRQNLFFAFIYNILGVPVASGVLVPFLGMGALLNPMIAAAAMSLSSVSVIGNALRLRQAQLYK, from the coding sequence ATGGCGATTGATCCAATTTGCGGGATGCAAGTTGAAGAAGCAACAGGGTTAAATTGTGAGTTCGGTGGAGCAACATTCTATTTCTGCAGTAAGAATTGTAAAGAGAAATTCCAAAGGCAACAGACTTTGGCTGCTCTACTGACTCCAGACAATCAGCATTCCAGCATGAAGACCGGTGCTGGTAAAAGCCATGGAAATTGTAATCCTGAATCAGAGCTGGGAGGTAAAAACGCCACAACAAAACATGCAGTAGCTGCAAAGTCCCACAAATATTTCTGCCCAATGTGTGCAGGAATCGGCAGTGATAAACCCGGCGAGTGCCCAAAGTGTGGAATGGCCTTAGAATTAGTCAAACCAGAACTTGCAGAGTCTCGAACAGTTTATACGTGCCCGATGCACCCGGAAGTTGAGCAGAATGAACCAGGTACATGTCCAAAGTGTGGGATGGAACTGGAACCGAAGTATGTAACCGCGCTTGAGGAAGATGACGACACCCAACTTAGGAGCATGACACAACGATTCTGGGTCGCTGTAGTTTTGGGGATACCGGTACTGCTGTTGGCGATGTTGCCAATGCTCGATAAGGCACTGGAATTTTCACCGTTTGTTTCGTCTTGGGTTCAATTTGCGCTGAGTTCACCGATTGTACTCTGGGCTGGCTGGCCGTTCTTTAAACGTGGTTGGCGGTCCTTAGTCAATTGGAACTTAAACATGTTCACATTGGTCTCGCTTGGTGTTGGTGCGGCATATTTATATAGCACAGCCGCGGTGCTGGTGCCCGGAATGATTCCAGATTCTTTCAAAGAAAATGGTCACGTTGCTGTATATTTTGAAGCTGCTGCCGTAATCATTGCCTTGGTATTATTGGGACAAGTGCTTGAATTACGTGCCCGTCGTCGAACTGGCAACGCAGTTCGTGAACTTTTATCACTAGCACCACCAACGGCCCGTGTTGTCGTTAACGGGCAAGAGCAGGAGCTTCCATTAGAAGAAGTTCGCGAGAGCGATATTCTCAAAGTAGTTCCTGGCGAAAAAATACCCGTTGATGGAGAAATCATTTCCGGCAAGAGTTCGATTGACGAATCAATGTTAACCGGTGAACCAGTTCCGGTCTCGAAGCAGACGGGCGATCTAGTGATGGGCGGCACGGTGAATCAGACTGGTTCGTTCCAAATGCGAGCAAAACATGTAGGTGAGGGTACTGTATTGTCACAAATTGTGCGGATGGTTGCTGACGCTCAACGCAGCCGTGCACCAATACAACGTATCGTTGACGTGGTAGCAAGCTGGTTCGTGCCCGCAGTAGTCTTAATCGCCATAGTTACATTTGTTGTTTGGGCATGGTTATCTCCAGAAGAACCACGGCTTGGTTTCGCTTTGATCAATGCTGTCGCAGTGCTCATTATCGCTTGTCCTTGTGCGTTGGGCCTAGCCACGCCGATGTCAATCATGGTTGGCATCGGTCGTGGAGCACAGGAAGGTGTACTGATCAAAGACGCCGTAGTCTTAGAAGTCCTGGAGCAGGTGGATACGATTGTCGTTGATAAAACAGGTACACTGACGGAGGGACGGCCCAAACTCACTGAATGCATTCCTACAGAGTCCATTTCAGAGAAGGAGCTATTGGAATATGCGTCAGCGGTCGAACGAAACAGCGAACATCCACTAGGCCGTGCCATCATCGATGCTGCCAGGGAAAAAGGAATTGACTTGGCAGCAGTTGATGAGTTTGATTCCACAACCGGGGGTGGAGTATCAGGAACGGTTAAAGGAAAGAGCGTTTTGATTGGTAAACTTGACTTTCTTGTCGATCAAAGAGTTCGTAACATTGAGACAATGCGAGAACGTGCTGAAACGCTGCAGCACGATGGTCATACAGTGATGTTCGTTGCTGTTAATGGGCAATTCGCCGGACTACTGGCCGTCTCTGATCCTATCAAAGCGTCAACCCCCGACGCTGTGCAAGAACTACACGATTTGGGCTTACGAATTATTGTGCTCACCGGTGACAACAAGCGTACTGCCCTGGCAGTGGCCAAGAATCTTGGCATCGACGAAGTGGAAGCAGGCATTAGTCCACAAGACAAAAACGCGAGAGTACGAGCACTGAAGACAAAAGGTAGTAAAGTGGCGATGGCTGGCGATGGTATTAATGACGCACCAGCACTTGCTGAAGCTGACGTAGGTATTGCGATGGGGACAGGCACGGACGTGGCCATCGAAAGTGCCGGTGTGACGTTAGTGAAAGGAGACCTACGTGGCATTGTTAAAGCTGTCCGATTGAGTCGCAGTACTATGCGCAATATCCGCCAAAACTTATTCTTCGCATTTATCTACAATATTCTTGGCGTGCCCGTTGCCAGTGGAGTACTGGTTCCGTTTCTTGGAATGGGGGCTCTGTTGAATCCTATGATCGCTGCAGCTGCAATGAGTCTTAGCTCAGTTTCCGTCATCGGCAACGCTTTACGTTTGCGGCAAGCTCAATTATATAAGTAA
- a CDS encoding class I SAM-dependent methyltransferase, whose product MKAAISRLCRKLTIKTFSRKTKLMLERFKGVDFLTVIQPEEIGYDPHVVYRSSPSGNKYLIQLLKDISVTNADSIIDIGSGKGSAMRSMLKFPFAEIAGIELSEQIAAIAINNFKKLRANRCHVFSCDATAFQNYGHYNMFYFYNPFPADIMSEVICKIDESARGSDKEILIIYNNPVYHDSIISFGAFSKVKEYPDEWGNQIFLYSNKSLEHSRLNR is encoded by the coding sequence ATGAAAGCAGCTATATCAAGATTGTGTCGAAAATTAACTATCAAAACGTTTTCGCGTAAAACAAAACTAATGTTAGAACGATTCAAAGGAGTTGATTTTTTAACTGTAATACAACCTGAAGAAATTGGATATGACCCTCATGTTGTGTATCGGTCTTCTCCTTCTGGAAATAAATATTTAATACAATTACTAAAAGATATTAGTGTTACAAACGCTGACTCTATTATCGATATTGGCTCCGGAAAAGGTAGCGCAATGCGATCAATGCTAAAGTTTCCCTTTGCAGAAATTGCTGGAATTGAGTTGTCAGAACAGATCGCTGCAATAGCAATAAATAATTTCAAAAAACTAAGGGCGAATAGATGTCATGTGTTTAGTTGCGATGCAACGGCATTTCAGAATTATGGCCACTATAATATGTTTTATTTCTATAACCCATTTCCGGCTGATATTATGTCAGAAGTGATTTGCAAGATAGATGAGTCTGCCCGAGGAAGCGATAAAGAAATACTAATTATATACAACAACCCAGTTTATCATGACTCAATCATTAGTTTTGGAGCGTTCTCGAAGGTCAAAGAATATCCTGATGAATGGGGAAATCAAATCTTTCTTTATTCAAATAAAAGTCTGGAACACTCCAGATTGAATCGCTAA
- a CDS encoding TolC family protein gives MNSKNLISILLAIVLISGCATSTKRDVANQIGKKPVPAENETSQVIVRDDAEAEYDATSETETRLVSHQESIELPVEKYDPLLLPMPGDVLASQSTAISLDELEALAQANNPTLVQAAAQVEASRGAAYQAGLYPNPVVGYASDQIGINGTAGELQGAFVSQEFVTGGKLKLSRAKWTKQVAVAETILSAQYTRVLNDVRIHFYRTLAAQQLLAVQGKLLENAKDNLQTHKEMLNLGQTNQSGLLQAEVDLHRAQLKQQAAENDLEQEWRNLVAMVGTPELQCTTLRGRLEPPQEFYDWNSALNQLLESSPEIVAAWERVQHDEITVERERVQPIPNILVDVNFGHNFETDNSVAGVTVGLPIPIFDKNQGTVDQALADLNRSRADVKRLELSLMSRLSTEFRNYQTACQHVETYRDEMLPKGKQAYDLLHHSYKERRAPWPDVLMAQQIYLNLQADYIMSQLKYHESEIAISGMLLTGGLAEPPAPVGGGHINAVPKPR, from the coding sequence GTGAATTCAAAGAATCTAATTTCTATCTTACTGGCAATCGTATTAATTAGTGGATGTGCAACCAGCACGAAAAGGGATGTTGCTAATCAAATAGGTAAAAAACCTGTACCAGCAGAAAATGAAACTTCGCAAGTCATTGTGCGCGATGATGCGGAAGCAGAATATGATGCAACCTCGGAGACTGAAACACGACTCGTATCGCATCAAGAGTCAATTGAGTTACCAGTAGAGAAATACGATCCACTTCTTCTCCCCATGCCGGGTGATGTTTTAGCAAGCCAAAGTACTGCGATATCACTGGATGAGCTAGAAGCTTTGGCACAAGCCAATAATCCGACGCTGGTCCAGGCGGCAGCGCAAGTCGAAGCATCACGAGGCGCAGCCTATCAGGCGGGACTCTACCCAAACCCGGTTGTAGGGTATGCCAGCGATCAAATTGGCATCAATGGCACGGCTGGTGAATTACAGGGGGCATTCGTCTCACAGGAATTTGTCACAGGTGGTAAGCTGAAGCTCAGTCGCGCGAAATGGACAAAGCAGGTCGCTGTTGCGGAAACCATCTTGTCGGCCCAGTACACGCGTGTCTTGAATGACGTGCGGATTCATTTCTACCGGACACTGGCAGCGCAGCAGTTACTCGCAGTCCAAGGTAAACTTCTGGAGAATGCGAAAGATAATTTACAAACACATAAAGAGATGCTTAATCTAGGACAGACGAATCAGTCCGGCCTGTTGCAGGCGGAAGTCGACTTGCATCGCGCACAATTGAAACAGCAGGCGGCTGAGAACGACTTGGAACAGGAGTGGCGAAATCTGGTGGCGATGGTGGGTACTCCTGAATTACAATGTACAACTCTTAGAGGGAGGCTTGAGCCTCCTCAGGAATTTTATGACTGGAATTCGGCGCTCAATCAGTTATTAGAAAGCAGTCCTGAAATCGTTGCTGCCTGGGAACGTGTGCAACATGACGAAATAACCGTAGAACGTGAACGCGTCCAACCGATACCTAATATCCTGGTCGATGTCAATTTCGGTCATAATTTCGAGACCGATAACTCAGTAGCAGGGGTCACCGTCGGGTTACCTATTCCTATCTTCGACAAAAACCAAGGCACCGTGGATCAGGCCTTAGCCGATCTCAACCGATCTCGGGCGGATGTGAAACGGTTGGAATTATCATTGATGAGCAGACTTTCAACAGAATTTAGAAATTATCAGACCGCGTGTCAGCATGTAGAAACTTACAGAGATGAAATGTTACCTAAGGGTAAGCAAGCCTACGATCTGTTACATCATAGTTATAAGGAGCGGCGCGCTCCCTGGCCTGATGTGTTGATGGCACAGCAGATCTATCTCAATTTGCAGGCAGACTATATCATGAGTCAATTAAAGTATCATGAAAGTGAGATTGCCATTAGCGGTATGCTATTGACAGGTGGACTGGCCGAGCCTCCTGCGCCAGTGGGTGGCGGACATATCAATGCCGTTCCCAAACCCCGGTAA
- a CDS encoding multicopper oxidase family protein yields MGTQNDRRDFLKQGAAATAGLFAAGTAMGQSSESGASSDKYQGQGGTYPRMHPGTGGPVGSPTDRGKLVPGLRKAGEPPVNVIAPDLKTLSGKIVNGAREFHLQATPTRREVLPGIWMDAYGFNGQFPGPVLEMYQGERVRIVFRNDLPEPTTLHSHGLELPISMDGIPAVTQDLIQPGKTFVYEYDVHQEGSFFLHPHVAMQEAIGMVVPFIVHPKVAFEPAVDRDFVLMTQQFSMLPNAHIPNTISMDWNFLTINGRCGPYTTPLVCKLGERVRIRFLNFSTLHQHPMHLHGHTFWVTGTEGGRIPETAWIPGNTVIVGVAQSRDVEFVANNPGDWVLHCHMFHHMMNHMVSQVGPIIRQKKNDPGFEVPGYPQIMKGMSDMKMEGKHAGKMQMEKANDYSMPMTMEDMKKLTDRRETQGMREGWYKGVKGLFTVMRVLPPDLYDKLMTTDDPIPPNSSTPLNPHHA; encoded by the coding sequence ATGGGTACTCAAAATGACCGCAGGGACTTTCTAAAGCAGGGTGCGGCAGCCACGGCCGGATTGTTTGCTGCGGGGACCGCTATGGGGCAGTCATCGGAAAGCGGAGCTTCTTCCGATAAATATCAAGGTCAGGGAGGCACATATCCTCGTATGCATCCAGGCACTGGTGGCCCAGTTGGTAGTCCGACTGACCGAGGGAAACTCGTGCCCGGATTGCGAAAAGCGGGGGAGCCACCAGTCAATGTGATTGCACCTGATTTGAAAACATTGAGCGGGAAAATTGTAAATGGTGCGCGCGAGTTCCATTTGCAGGCGACCCCCACCCGTAGAGAAGTGCTCCCGGGGATCTGGATGGACGCGTATGGATTTAACGGCCAGTTTCCCGGTCCTGTATTAGAAATGTATCAAGGAGAACGAGTACGTATTGTTTTTCGCAATGATTTGCCAGAGCCGACGACTCTGCATTCACATGGCTTGGAACTCCCCATTAGCATGGACGGAATACCTGCCGTTACACAAGACTTGATTCAACCGGGCAAGACCTTTGTCTATGAATATGACGTGCATCAGGAAGGTAGTTTTTTCTTACATCCGCATGTGGCGATGCAGGAAGCCATCGGAATGGTGGTGCCTTTCATTGTTCATCCCAAAGTGGCTTTTGAACCTGCCGTGGATCGTGACTTCGTGTTAATGACTCAGCAGTTTTCGATGTTACCCAACGCGCACATTCCCAATACGATCTCCATGGACTGGAACTTTCTTACAATCAACGGGCGGTGTGGCCCTTACACGACACCACTGGTTTGTAAGTTAGGCGAACGGGTCCGCATTCGATTTCTAAACTTCAGTACGCTGCATCAGCATCCAATGCATTTGCACGGGCACACTTTTTGGGTGACAGGAACCGAGGGGGGCCGCATTCCGGAAACAGCGTGGATTCCGGGAAATACGGTGATCGTGGGGGTAGCGCAATCGCGGGATGTAGAGTTCGTGGCTAATAATCCCGGAGATTGGGTACTCCATTGTCACATGTTTCACCACATGATGAACCATATGGTATCTCAAGTCGGGCCCATCATTCGCCAGAAAAAGAACGATCCGGGTTTCGAGGTTCCTGGCTATCCACAAATCATGAAGGGGATGTCGGATATGAAAATGGAAGGTAAGCACGCTGGCAAGATGCAGATGGAAAAGGCGAATGACTATAGCATGCCGATGACAATGGAAGACATGAAAAAATTAACCGATCGTCGCGAAACTCAGGGGATGCGCGAAGGTTGGTATAAAGGTGTCAAAGGGCTATTTACTGTGATGCGAGTACTGCCACCGGATCTATACGATAAGTTGATGACAACCGACGATCCCATCCCGCCGAATTCGAGTACGCCGTTGAATCCACATCATGCCTAA
- a CDS encoding APC family permease, translating into MEHSDENSSEYKENSLTLTGAVAMGTGVMIGAGIFALTGQVAELAKQWFPLAFLAAAIVASFSAYSYVKMAHAYPSAGGIAMFLEKAYGKTALTGAFALLMYFSMIINESLVAKTFGTYTLQLFNVGENEWLVVALGVGLLAFTFFVNILSNEFIEKLSFFTAFIKIGGIALFAIGGLWASGFSFENTSSNQTGAGPGEFLGAVALAILAYKGFTTITNSGGELKNPHKNVGRAIIISIALCLVLYMLVTLAVGGSLTVDEIIKAKDYSLAEAARPAFGDYGVWFTVLFAIVATVSGVIASVFAVSRMLAMLTDMKLVPHSHFGMPGSIQKHTLVYTVVMAMLLTVFFDLSRIASLGAIFYLIMDIAIHWGVFYHLRKEVKASSLVLITAMILDVVILGAFLVVKAQADMLVIYVSLAGLILIFLGEWLFLHKNQTGD; encoded by the coding sequence ATGGAACATTCCGACGAGAACTCATCCGAGTATAAAGAGAACAGTCTGACTTTGACTGGTGCTGTTGCGATGGGCACGGGCGTGATGATCGGTGCCGGTATTTTTGCCCTGACCGGACAAGTTGCTGAGCTAGCGAAACAATGGTTCCCGCTCGCATTTCTGGCAGCAGCAATCGTGGCATCTTTCAGTGCTTATTCTTATGTAAAAATGGCACACGCCTATCCATCCGCGGGTGGCATCGCCATGTTTCTTGAGAAGGCTTACGGTAAAACAGCGCTAACAGGTGCATTTGCGCTGCTGATGTACTTTTCCATGATCATCAATGAGAGCCTGGTCGCGAAGACCTTTGGTACGTACACACTGCAACTCTTCAACGTCGGCGAAAATGAATGGTTAGTGGTCGCTCTCGGAGTCGGTTTGCTTGCATTCACTTTTTTCGTGAATATCTTGAGTAACGAATTCATAGAAAAGCTATCCTTTTTCACTGCATTTATCAAAATTGGCGGGATTGCTCTCTTTGCAATCGGGGGATTGTGGGCTTCCGGTTTTTCATTCGAAAATACTTCGTCTAATCAAACCGGTGCGGGACCGGGAGAGTTTCTCGGAGCTGTGGCGCTCGCAATTCTGGCCTACAAAGGCTTTACTACGATTACAAATAGCGGTGGCGAACTTAAAAATCCTCATAAAAATGTAGGACGAGCCATCATCATCTCGATTGCCCTCTGTCTGGTTCTATATATGCTTGTGACGCTGGCTGTGGGAGGAAGTCTGACGGTCGATGAAATCATTAAAGCGAAAGACTATTCTCTTGCAGAAGCTGCTCGGCCTGCTTTTGGAGATTATGGTGTATGGTTTACTGTATTGTTTGCGATTGTCGCCACCGTTTCCGGTGTGATTGCCAGCGTCTTTGCGGTTTCTCGTATGCTGGCTATGCTCACAGACATGAAGTTAGTACCGCACTCACATTTTGGAATGCCAGGTAGCATCCAAAAACACACATTGGTGTATACCGTTGTCATGGCGATGTTATTAACGGTTTTTTTTGATTTAAGTCGTATCGCCTCGCTCGGTGCCATCTTTTATCTCATCATGGATATCGCCATCCATTGGGGAGTATTTTATCACCTCCGCAAAGAGGTGAAGGCCAGTAGTCTTGTCTTAATCACGGCAATGATATTGGACGTTGTCATTTTAGGAGCGTTTCTGGTAGTTAAAGCCCAGGCGGATATGCTGGTAATCTATGTTTCTCTTGCCGGTTTAATCTTAATTTTCCTGGGTGAGTGGCTATTTCTTCACAAAAACCAAACAGGCGACTAA
- a CDS encoding MerR family DNA-binding protein — protein sequence MSKLTIGRVAQSSGVGVETVRFYERKGLIEQPIAQSSYREYPPEVIERIQFIKRAQELGFTLAEVGQLLGFADQPSTSKKEVKQLAGRKLIEIRHKIEDLQRLESTLASLHKKCSGHGTLSGCPIIESIISPDKKTVTHRMRRIKNDYS from the coding sequence ATGAGCAAGTTGACAATAGGACGAGTCGCACAGTCATCGGGAGTTGGTGTTGAGACGGTGCGTTTTTATGAAAGAAAGGGGCTGATCGAACAGCCGATAGCACAGTCCTCTTATCGGGAGTATCCGCCGGAGGTCATAGAACGAATCCAGTTTATCAAACGAGCACAGGAGCTTGGGTTCACTCTCGCAGAAGTTGGACAGTTGCTGGGTTTTGCAGACCAGCCTTCTACATCAAAGAAAGAGGTCAAGCAGCTGGCCGGCCGTAAATTGATTGAAATTAGACATAAAATAGAAGATCTGCAACGTCTCGAATCAACCCTGGCTTCGCTGCATAAGAAGTGCAGTGGCCATGGTACTCTATCAGGCTGCCCTATTATCGAATCAATTATCTCCCCTGATAAAAAAACTGTCACACATAGAATGCGGAGAATTAAAAATGACTATAGTTAA